A single region of the Brassica rapa cultivar Chiifu-401-42 chromosome A03, CAAS_Brap_v3.01, whole genome shotgun sequence genome encodes:
- the LOC103859053 gene encoding uncharacterized protein LOC103859053, with amino-acid sequence MVRRRDNLTLSVLPPPLGEAKTAATTPVASQKLKKRLSKQLSMLETPRDIAWERRRRQMIMIQEKKMLHKGVSDNLSEQTKLTDEDLNELKGSIELGFGFNEEAGQKLCNTLPALDLYFAVNRQLSPLPSPSSSSRTSSASSSAFSMSIPGSPKKTDSDSLKIVCPGDNPQQVKQRLRHWAQAVACSVMQTY; translated from the exons atggtgAGAAGAAGAGACAACCTTACGTTATCAGTCTTACCACCGCCTCTCGGCGAGGCCAAAACGGCAGCAACAACTCCTGTGGCCTCACAGAAACTGAAAAAACGGTTATCGAAACAACTATCTATGTTGGAGACACCACGAGACATTGCTTGGGAAAGAAGAAGACGTCAGATGATAATGATTCAAGAGAAGAAGATGCTTCATAAAGGAGTTTCAGACAATCTTAGTGAACAGACAAAACTAACTGATGAGGATTTAAACGAGCTTAAAGGATCTATTGAGTTAGGTTTTGGTTTCAATGAAGAAGCTGGACAAAAGCTTTGCAATACATTGCCAGCTCTTGATCTTTACTTTGCAGTGAACCGTCAGCTCTCTCCTCTCCCTTCACCTAGCAGCAGCAGCCGTACAAGCAGCGCATCTTCATCAGCTTTCTCGATGAGTATACCTGGTAGTCCCAAGAAAACTGATTCAGATTCATTGAAGATAGTATGTccag GGGACAATCCTCAACAAGTGAAGCAGAGACTGAGACATTGGGCACAAGCAGTTGCATGCTCTGTGATGCAGACTTATTGA
- the LOC103859054 gene encoding ankyrin repeat and protein kinase domain-containing protein 1: MAPDASTALAAREKVQQFLNAACTGNLEFLKNVAKQLDEGKGLKTTVESVKDANKRGALHFAAREGQTEICRYLLEELKLDADTKDEAGDTPLVHAARQGQVGTAKYLLDHGADPNIASELGATALHHAAGTGEIELLKELLSRGVPVDSQSESGTPLIWAAGHDQKEAVQVLLEHKANPNAETEDNVTPLLSAVAAGSVACTKLLALARAKANVFAGGATPLHIAADIGDYELIIILLKAGADPDQKDEEGNRALEVAALRENRTIVETLFRLTTKLESVSKWTVDGVIAHMKSKKEQEGNSNSAKSGETVIKKDLPEVSPEAKAKAAEAKARGQDAFQRKDYQMAIDAYTQAIDFDPTDHTFFSNRSLCWLLLGQGEHALSDAKACRELKPDWPKACYREGAALRLLQRFDEAANAFYEGVLLSPESKELIDAFREAVDAGRKFHGKDKIKDKS, from the exons ATGGCTCCTGATGCTTCTACTGCTCTTGCAG CGAGAGAGAAAGTTCAGCAGTTCCTGAATGCAGCTTGTACAGGAAACCTCGAGTTCCTCAAGA ATGTTGCTAAGCAGCTTGACGAAGGAAAAGGCTTGAAGACAACCGTGGAGAGTGTCAAAGACGCTAACAAACGTGGCGCGCTTCATTTCGCTGCTAGGGAAGGTCAGACTGAGATATGCAGGTATCTATTGGAGGAGCTGAAGCTTGACGCTGATACAAAAGATGAAGCTG GGGATACTCCGCTTGTTCATGCTGCGAGGCAAGGACAGGTTGGGACGGCGAAGTATCTTTTAGATCACGGAGCTGATCCTAATATTGCTAGTGAACTAGGAGCTACTGCATTGCATCATGCGGCTGGGACAG GGGAAATTGAGTTGCTAAAGGAGTTGCTATCTAGAGGTGTACCTGTTGATTCTCAAAGCGAGTCTGGCACGCCATTGATTTGGGCTGCTGGCCATGATCAAAAAGAAGCGGTGCAAGTCTTGTTAGAACACAAAGCTAAT CCTAATGCTGAGACGGAAGACAATGTCACACCATTGTTATCTGCAGTGGCAGCTGGTTCTGTGGCATGCACAAAGCTGTTGGCCCTG GCACGTGCCAAAGCTAATGTTTTCGCTGGTGGTGCAACTCCGTTGCACATTGCTGCTGATATTGGAGATTATGAGTTGATCATCATTTTACTTAAAGCTGGAGCTGATCCTGATCAGAAAGACGAG GAAGGCAATAGGGCATTAGAAGTTGCAGCTTTGAGAGAGAACAGAACGATCGTTGAGACTCTCTTCCGCTTGACAACAAAACTTGAATCTGTTTCAAAGTGGACTGTTGATGGAGTTATTGCTCACATGAAATCAAAAAAAGAGCAAGAAGGAAACTCAAACAGTGCAAAATCTGGAGAGACTGTGATCAAGAAAGACCTTCCTGAG GTCTCACCAGAAGCAAAGGCGAAAGCTGCAGAAGCAAAAGCAAGAGGACAAGACGCGTTCCAAAGAAAGGATTACCAGATGGCCATTGACGCTTACACACAA GCGATTGATTTTGACCCTACGGATCATACCTTCTTCTCAAACCGAAGCCTCTGCTGGTTGCTGTTAGGACAAGGTGAGCACGCCTTGTCGGATGCTAAAGCCTGCAGAGAACTAAAACCTGATTGGCCTAAAGCTTGTTACAGAGAAGGCGCTGCTCTTCGTTTGCTACAG CGGTTTGATGAGGCAGCCAATGCTTTTTACGAGGGAGTTTTGCTTAGCCCTGAAAGTAAAGAGCTCATTGATGCGTTCAG AGAAGCTGTAGATGCTGGAAGGAAGTTTCACGGCAAAGACAAGATTAAGGACAAATCATAA
- the LOC103859055 gene encoding pathogenesis-related protein PR-4, with amino-acid sequence MARLSICVFILLCAFAAKTAAQTASNVRATYHYYYPQQNGWDLYKVSAYCSTWKGNQPLEWRRKYGWTAFCGPVGPRGRDSCGRCLRVTNTATGAQATVRIVDQCSNGGLDLDDGVFKQLDTNGRGYARGNMIVNYAFVNC; translated from the exons ATGGCAAGACTTAGCATATGTGTGTTTATTTTGCTATGCGCGTTTGCGGCTAAAACAGCCGCTCAAACAGCTTCTAACGTAAGAGCTACTTACCATTACTACTATCCCCAGCAAAACGGTTGGGACCTTTACAAAGTAAGTGCGTACTGCTCAACGTGGAAAGGAAACCAACCGCTCGAATGGCGTAGGAAGTATGGGTGGACAGCTTTTTGCGGTCCGGTCGGACCGCGTGGTCGTGATTCTTGCGGAAGATGCTTAAGA GTAACGAATACTGCGACCGGGGCACAAGCTACTGTGAGAATCGTGGATCAATGCAGTAACGGCGGTTTGGACTTAGACGATGGCGTTTTCAAACAGCTTGACACCAACGGTCGGGGATACGCTCGTGGGAACATGATTGTCAACTATGCCTTTGTCAATTGCTAA
- the LOC103859056 gene encoding pathogenesis-related protein PR-4 has translation MSRLSICLLVLLCAFAAKTAAQSANVRATYHFYNPAQNGWDLYRVSAYCSTWDGNQPLEWRQRYGWTAFCGPAGPRGRDSCGRCLRVTNTGTQAQATVRIVDQCSNGGLDLDEAVFKQIDTDGQGYARGNLNVNYEFVNC, from the exons ATGTCAAGGCTTAGCATATGTTTGTTGGTGTTGCTATGTGCCTTTGCTGCCAAAACAGCCGCTCAATCCGCTAACGTAAGAGCAACTTACCATTTCTACAATCCTGCACAAAACGGGTGGGATCTTTACCGAGTAAGTGCGTATTGCTCGACATGGGATGGGAACCAACCACTTGAGTGGCGTCAGAGGTACGGTTGGACAGCTTTCTGTGGTCCGGCTGGACCGCGTGGTCGTGATTCTTGCGGTAGATGCTTAAGA GTGACAAATACTGGGACTCAAGCGCAAGCGACGGTGAGAATCGTGGATCAGTGCAGTAACGGGGGTTTAGACTTAGACGAGGCCGTCTTCAAACAGATTGATACAGACGGGCAGGGATACGCTCGTGGCAACTTAAATGTCAACTACGAGTTTGTCAACTGTTGA
- the LOC103859057 gene encoding hevein-like preproprotein: MKIRLSIAIILLSYTAAMVAGQQCGRQAGGQTCAGNICCSQYGYCGTTADYCSPDNNCQSNCWGSGPPSGSGESATGVRATYHYYNPAQNNWDLRAVSAYCSTWDADKPYSWRSKYGWTAFCGPAGPRGQASCGKCLRVRNTRTNAAVTVRIVDQCSNGGLDLDVAMFNQIDTDGDGYRKGHLIVDYQFVDCGNELIDQPADFKNILVSATDRV; the protein is encoded by the exons ATGAAGATCAGACTTAGCATAGCCATCATATTGTTATCATACACGGCGGCTATGGTGGCCGGACAACAATGCGGCCGCCAAGCCGGTGGTCAGACTTGCGCCGGCAACATCTGCTGCAGCCAGTACGGCTACTGCGGCACCACGGCTGACTACTGTTCACCGGACAACAACTGTCAAAGCAATTGTTGGGGAAGTGGGCCGCCAAGCGGCTCTGGAGAGAGCGCGACGGGCGTACGCGCCACCTACCATTACTACAACCCGGCGCAGAACAACTGGGATTTGAGAGCCGTGAGTGCATATTGCTCCACATGGGATGCTGATAAACCATACTCGTGGCGGAGCAAGTATGGCTGGACCGCCTTCTGTGGACCGGCTGGTCCTCGTGGTCAAGCTTCTTGCGGCAAGTGCTTAAGG GTGAGGAACACAAGGACTAATGCAGCTGTAACGGTGAGAATTGTGGACCAATGCAGCAATGGAGGATTGGATTTGGACGTTGCAATGTTCAATCAAATAGATACCGATGGTGATGGCTATCGAAAAGGTCATCTCATTGTTGACTACCAATTTGTTGACTGTGGCAATGAACTCATTGATCAGCCTGCTGATTTCAAAAACATCCTTGTTTCCGCCACTGATCGCGTTTGA